In Sphaeramia orbicularis chromosome 1, fSphaOr1.1, whole genome shotgun sequence, a genomic segment contains:
- the inab gene encoding internexin neuronal intermediate filament protein, alpha b, with amino-acid sequence MSYGPETFSASSYRRIFGDSPRYSSSPSRTTMNMSSRGGYRSSSLSRTNISSLGSYSRKSGRSFSSMPLETFDLTQSTVLNNEFKIIRTNEKEQMQGLNDRFAMFIEKVRNLEQHNKVLETELITLRQRQTEPSRLAELYQQEIRELRSQLDELNGEKSHLMIERDSIEDELQKVRGKYEEEFRAREEAEATLKAFKKDVDDATMVRLDLEKKVESLLDEINFLRKVHEEEVAELTDMIHAAQVSVEMEVSKPDLTSALKEIRGQYESMASKNLQSAEEWYKSKFADLSEQANRSNEAIRASREEMNEFRRQLQSKTIEIEGLRGTNESLEKQLREMEDRHSVEIGNYQESMAELENELRTTKNEMARHLREYQDLLNVKMALDIEIAAYRKLLEGEETRIGTGITYPTPSIGSSGGGYSYQTHIYSSSGKGSKKESKDEEQHQSKSVSKVAQREIYEESVVSTKKMEKQQEASGIPTNQKN; translated from the exons ATGAGTTACGGACCCGAAACCTTTTCCGCCTCGTCCTACCGAAGGATTTTCGGGGATTCTCCCCGTTATTCGTCCTCTCCATCTCGGACGACTATGAATATGTCATCACGCGGAGGTTACCGGTCTTCCTCTCTATCTCGAACCAACATCTCATCCCTGGGGTCCTACAGCAGAAAGTCCGGCCGCTCCTTCTCGTCCATGCCACTGGAGACCTTCGACCTGACCCAGAGCACCGTCCTCAACAATGAGTTTAAAATCATCCGCACCAATGAGAAGGAGCAAATGCAAGGTCTTAATGACCGCTTTGCAATGTTTATTGAGAAAGTGCGCAACTTGGAGCAGCACAACAAAGTCCTGGAGACGGAGCTGATTACTTTGCGCCAGCGGCAGACCGAACCATCCCGCTTGGCCGAGCTTTACCAGCAAGAGATCCGCGAACTGCGCTCTCAGCTCGACGAACTCAACGGAGAAAAGTCCCACCTGATGATTGAGAGGGACAGCATAGAAGACGAGCTGCAGAAAGTCAGAGGAAAATACGAAGAAGAGTTCCGTGCCCGTGAGGAGGCGGAGGCCACCCTCAAGGCTTTTAAGAAAGATGTGGATGATGCCACCATGGTGCGCCTGGACCTGGAGAAGAAGGTGGAATCTCTCCTGGATGAGATCAACTTCCTGAGGAAGGTGCACGAAGAGGAGGTTGCCGAGCTGACGGACATGATCCATGCCGCCCAAGTGTCGGTGGAGATGGAGGTGTCCAAGCCGGACCTAACCTCCGCCCTCAAAGAGATTCGCGGCCAGTACGAGTCCATGGCCTCCAAAAACCTGCAGTCGGCTGAGGAGTGGTACAAGTCCAAATTCGCCGACCTGTCCGAGCAGGCGAACCGGAGTAACGAGGCCATTCGGGCCAGCAGGGAGGAGATGAACGAGTTCAGGAGGCAGCTGCAGTCCAAGACCATCGAGATAGAAGGTCTGAGGGGAACCAACGAGTCCCTGGAAAAGCAGCTCCGGGAGATGGAGGACAGGCACAGTGTGGAGATAGGAAACTACCAG GAAAGCATGGCAGAGCTGGAGAATGAGCTGAGGACCACTAAGAACGAGATGGCTCGTCACCTGAGGGAATATCAGGATCTGCTGAATGTGAAGATGGCACTGGATATTGAAATTGCTGCTTACAG GAAGCTGCTAGAAGGTGAGGAGACCCGCATTGGGACTGGGATCACCTATCCCACCCCCTCCATAGGCAGCAGTGGTGGAGGCTACAGCTACCAGACCCATATTTACTCCAGCTCTGGAAAGGGATCCAAGAAGGAGAGCAAGGATGAAGAACAGCACCAGAGCAAGTCTGTCAGCAAGGTGGCCCAGCGCGAAATTTATGAAGAGTCAGTGGTCTCCACTAAGAAGATGGAGAAGCAACAAGAAGCCAGCGGTATTCCCACCAATCAGAAAAACTAA